Proteins co-encoded in one Ciconia boyciana chromosome 14, ASM3463844v1, whole genome shotgun sequence genomic window:
- the NPBWR2 gene encoding neuropeptides B/W receptor type 2, whose translation MGNSSLWDDLNSTCSNTGNSCYLDNSMRFNFTFQEQAADFYVVLPVIYSVICAVGLTGNTAVIYVILKAPKMKTVTNMFILNLAIADDLFTLVLPINIAEHLLHYWPFGEVLCKVILSIDHYNIFSSIYFLTVMSIDRYLVVLATVRSKRMPHRTYRAARIVSLCIWILVTIIVLPFIIFANVYIDDLEIKSCGLNFPKPERFWFKASRIYTLILGFAIPVSTICILYTMMLYKLRNMHLNSNAKALDKAKKKVTIMVFIVLAVCLFCWTPFHLATIVALTTDLPQTSMVIGISYFITSLSYANSCLNPFLYAFLDDSFRKSFRKMLECRTS comes from the coding sequence ATGGGAAACAGCTCTCTTTGGGATGATCTTAACAGCACCTGCAGCAACACAGGCAACAGCTGCTACCTGGACAACAGTATGAGGTTCAACTTCACCTTCCAAGAGCAGGCAGCTGATTTCTACGTTGTCCTCCCTGTGATTTACTCTGTGATCTGTGCTGTTGGGCTCACAGGCAACACTGCTGTCATCTACGTGATCCTCAAGGCCCCCAAGATGAAGACTGTGACAAACATGTTCATCCTGAACCTTGCTATAGCTGATGACTTGTTCACACTTGTCTTGCCCATTAATATTGCTGAACACCTCCTCCACTACTGGCCCTTTGGAGAAGTCCTCTGCAAGGTTATCTTGTCCATAGACCACTACAATATCTTCTCCAGCATTTACTTCCTAACAGTGATGAGCATAGACAGGTATCTGGTAGTATTGGCTACGGTCAGGTCCAAGAGGATGCCGCATCGTACATACCGAGCAGCCAGGATTGTCAGTTTGTGCATCTGGATCCTAGTCACCATCATAGTTCTCCCTTTCATCATCTTTGCCAATGTGTACATAGATGACCTGGAGATCAAGAGTTGTGGTCTCAATTTCCCCAAGCCTGAAAGGTTTTGGTTCAAAGCCAGCAGGATCTACACCCTCATTCTTGGCTTTGCCATTCCAGTATCCACCATCTGCATCCTCTACACCATGATGCTCTACAAGCTAAGGAACATGCACTTGAACTCTAACGCTAAAGCCCTGGACAAAGCCAAGAAGAAAGTCACTATTATGGTCTTCATAGTCCTAGCTGTGTGTCTCTTCTGTTGGACGCCCTTCCACTTGGCCACCATTGTGGCTTTGACCACTGACTTGCCCCAGACCTCCATGGTCATCGGTATATCCTACTTCATCACCAGCCTAAGCTATGCCAATTCGTGCTTGAATCCTTTCTTATATGCTTTCCTGGATGACAGTTTTCGGAAAAGTTTCCGGAAGATGCTGGAATGCAGGACTTCTTGA